A part of Aegilops tauschii subsp. strangulata cultivar AL8/78 chromosome 2, Aet v6.0, whole genome shotgun sequence genomic DNA contains:
- the LOC109751682 gene encoding mitochondrial metalloendopeptidase OMA1-like, whose product MGMITMHVGYHVEIVPYTNRAHLVPRSGRAARERHAADSYFAAFKKQYASWILEENDDHSVRVNRIVMELVGGVHRSLPNKALHWVDDLNCEAVVLRHDSVNAYVLCTGKIVVSTGLLRRLHTDAEIAAVLGHEFGHVLAKHMSEMIANLIDNKWFPALLTAPFLRRQEIEADYIGMMLLAAAGYDPHEAPRALEKVGKMERKSGISKADPQPPATVRPALSGPRKPSNADLYRLRRMVSYSAMKDDR is encoded by the exons ATGGGGATGATCACCATGCACGTTGGCTACCACGTCGAGATCGTGCCCTACACCAACCGCGCCCACCTCGTCCCCCGCTCCGGCCGGGCCGCACGCGAGCGCCATGCCGCCGACTCCTACTTCGCCGCTTTCAAGAAGCAGTACGCATCCTGGATACTCGAGGAGAACGACGACCACAGCGTCCGCGTCAACCGCATCGTCATGGAGCTTGTCGGCGGCGTCCACCGTAGCCTGCCCAACAAGGCTCTCCACTGGGTGGACGATCTCAATTGCGAGGCGGTTGTTCTCAGACACGACAGCGTCAACGCTTATGTGCTGTGCACCGGCAAAATCGTAGTTTCCACCGGGCTGCTCCGCCGTCTCCACACCGACGCCGAGATCGCCGCTGTTCTTGGGCACGAG TTCGGACACGTTCTTGCAAAGCACATGTCAGAGATGATCGCAAACTTGATCGACAACAAGTGGTTTCCGGCCCTCCTCACCGCCCCATTCCTACGAAG GCAGGAGATAGAAGCAGATTATATCGGAATGATGCTACTCGCAGCTGCTGGTTACGATCCACATGAAGCCCCTCGAGCCCTTGAGAAGGTCGGGAAGATGGAAAGAAAATCT ggcatctccaaggcGGACCCACAACCTCCCGCAACCGTCCGGCCCGCGCTGTCCGGACCGCGAAAGCCATCCAACGCCGACCTGTATCG ATTACGAAGGATGGTGAGCTACTCGGCCATGAAGGATGACAGGTGA